ATGCGGGCTTCTTCTGTTTTAATGTAAAAGATGATTTATTTAGATTAACTTAACTTAAGTTAATTTGGTACCTTATTTGGCAATTATTTATATTAGATAAGATATTAGTGCCAAATTTATGAAATACAATGATAGGTTTTATATTAAAACTCCTAATATTGAACACTCAGTTATATACTTTGATGTTAAATTTTTTTCAAACAGATTAAAATTTTCAACAGATTATAAAATTAGTACATATCATTAAGTCGTTTCTAAGCAAACTGTTAAAACTAATTCTAACAATAAATCTTATTTCATTGCTGGAGATATAAATTCAAGATAGGGGGTCTGAAACATTGTCAAAGCCTAAGAAACAGTCATCATATTGTATATTTTGAGAAAATAAGATAGTTGAATTGAATAAACATATTATAAACATGAAAAGTATGGTTATCAAACAAATATTTAAGTTAAAATCAAATTTTATTTTTAGATATTTTAGATTTATTTTTCATGTTGTAAAGAAATGTAATTTTATTTTTATTATATTTTAAATAATTACAGAACAAAATTAGATATTAGAAACATATTTGGATTCAAGTATTATTCTAAAAAAGTTATATTTAATTATTATATTACAAACGGCTTATAAAGTATATTTACAAGCCGTTTGTGTTTGTTCTGATTGCTTGATAATTATTTATTTAGCAAGTATTACTTTGTGAATAACTTTTTTGTCTTCAGTTATTAAATGTAAGAAATAAACTCCATTAGGTAAGTTAGCACATTTTAAATCAAATTTATATTCTCCTTCAGTTATAAATTTACTATACAATTCTTCTCTCATAAATTTACCGTTTTCATCGTATAGCATTATTTCTGTAATACTTCTTGTTGGCATAGTAAACTCAATTGTGGTGCTTGATTTGAATGGATTTGGCGTAACTTTTACTGCTAATATTTTAGTTTCAGATACTTCAGAAATTTTGAAAAATGGTGCTGGTAATTTACCAACTGGAGCTACTAAATCTGACACTAAAAATCTGTTCGGATATGCTACAGTATCACCTGGTAAATCAGTTGATGTAAGCCTCAAACAAAGTTTGTAATCTCCTGGTGGAAACTTCATTCCAAAATTAACAACTGTATCAAAAGATTTTTTGGTGTATGATATCGTAAATGAATCTATTATTTTCAAACTTCCTCCTACTATTGTTTTATCATATAATTCTACATAAACAGTTAAATTTTTTCCAGTTGGGGATGTACCAAAATAACTTCCATTTATTGAGTATCCAATATTTGTTGAATCTGATGTATAAAAAAGTTTTGTGGACATTAAATTTTGTACATCTGAAATTGTATTTGATGGAGTATTTGGAATATGCCTCTTACTCATTATAACACGGCATAAAATCAAGATATATCTAAATATTATGTACTCCTGTTGGGGGACCACATTGTATTAGCTATTAAGCGGTTTACAGAGGAAGCTGAGTCACATTATGTGTCATTCATTTATGAAATCAGCTTTTTATATTTGAATTAAATTTAGACTAAATGTGATCTAAATAATTTCCCTTGCTAATCTAAATTTCTTATAGGGTTTGAATTCAAAACTTTTTTTTATAATTTTAAAAAAGAAAATATTATACTTTCAAAATGTTTAGAAACCTATCTTAGATTTTTAGGCATTAAATTATATCCTACATCTTCTAATTCTTCAAGCATTTTATCGTTTAATTTATTAAGTAAATATGTCTTAGCTGGTAATTTTGATTTTATTTTTGGTATGCTAATTAACCTGTTTTTTTTGTAGTCAAATTTATTCCAGTTAGCCTCATATATACCAGTTAATAAATTATAGCTCGAAGTTCCTGAACCATCATGAGTAGCATTTCCATATTGAATATTATTGAACCCAATTAATTGAACTTGTTTTAAAGTAGTGCTAAACCTATATTTCAATATATTTTCACCTCTCATAAATTGAACATGAATTATAAGAATATTTCCTTTATTACTTAAAGTAGTTTCTTCTCCACCTAGAGTTAGTTTTTCAGTTATAAATTGCTTATTGTTTTGGCTTGATAACGAATATGAAAAATTATAACCATTTTCAGAATTTGTAATTTTTACAAAATCAAGTATATTATCATTTTCAAAATCTAACTTTAAATCAAGTTGTGAAAATGCTGTAGAATTTAAGATAATTATGAAAAATAAAAAGATTGTTTTCATGTTACTTGGTTTAAGTTTAAAATTATTTTTTTAAATGTAAATTTAAAAATAATGTTAAGTTTTAAAAAGAAAATATTATTCTTGAAGAAACATTTTGTATTAATTTACTATAGTTAATTTTATCTATTGAGAATAAATTGATATTACTATTAACTTTTTATAAAGTAAATATATTTTTGGTTGGAATAATTTAATATGATAAATACTTGTGAAATAGCACTTCCTATAAATTTAGCAAATGATTCTTTACACCATAAAGTTATTGCATCAAAGTTATTATCAATCTCGGTTGATAGTATTACATCATTAAAAATTCTAAAAAGATCAATTGATGCTCGCTCTAAAATTATTTTAATACGATTAAAAGTAGAAGTGACTTTTAATGAACTAGCCAAAATTGAAATTGAAAATAGAACTAAATATTTCGATGTAAATTTAAATAAAAGAGTGATAATTGTAGGATCAGGTCCTGCTGGTCTTTTTTGTGCATTAAAGCTAATAGAATATGGTATCAAACCTATAATAATTGAAAGAGGAAAAGATGTAAGAGCAAGAAGATTTGATTTAGCAGCAATTAACAAAAAAGGAATTGTAAATAATGATTCTAATTATTGTTTTGGGGAAGGTGGTGCTGGAACTTATTCTGATGGAAAACTTTATACTAGATCCACAAAACGAGGGAATGTAAATGAAATTTTATCTGTCTTAGTTCAACATGGAGCAAGTCAAGATATTCTTATAGATGCACATCCGCACATAGGATCAAACATACTTCCAAAAGTTGTAAATGAAATAAGAAATACAATAATAGAATATGGTGGGGAATTCCATTTTAATGAAAGAGTTATTGATTTTATAATTGATAATAATATCATAAAAGGGGCAATTACAAATTCTGGAAATGAGTATATAGGTGATTTTTTAGTTTTAGCTGTTGGACATTCATCAAGAGATATATTTAAACTGTTGAATGATAAAAATATCTTAATCGAACCAAAGCCATTTGCATTAGGGGTTAGAATTGAACATCCTCAGAGTATAATTGATAGTGTTCAATATCATTGTGAAACTCGAGATGATTTATTACCTCCAGCATCTTACAGCATGAATGCACAGAGTAATGGTAGGGGTGTTTTTTCTTTTTGTATGTGTCCTGGAGGGTTTATTGTTCCATCAGCAACTGCAAAAAATGAGTTGGTTGTTAATGGTATGTCGTTGTCAAATAGAGGTTCAAAATTTGCAAATTCAGGAGTTGTAGTTTCAGTTGAAATGAATGATTTAATACCTTACAAAGTTTATGGAAATTTATCTGCTTTGCAATTTCAAAAAGAGGTTGAAGAAAAATCTGATATGTTTGGTGGTGGTTTGCAAGTTGCACCAGCACAAAGATTGATGGATTTTATTGAAGGAAAAACTTCTACAAATATGCCAGATTGCAGTTATAAGCCTGGTATTAATTCTATAAATTTGAAAAATGTATTACCTAATTTTATACATAGTAGATTAGTTGATGGAATAAAACAATTTGGAAAAAAAATGAAAAGTTACTTAACAAATGAGGCTGTAATATTATCGACTGAATCAAGAACTAGTTCTCCAGTTAAAATTCCAAGAGATAAGGAATTATTAAATCATTTGGTTATTTTAAATTTATTCCCATGTGGAGAGGGTGCAGGTTATGCTGGTGGTATTGTTTCTGCAGCTATTGATGGAGTTAGGGTTGCTGAACAAATCAATAATAGAAAATTTAGTTAAGGAAACTTTTAAGAATTAATACTATGAAATATGAAAGTAAATTTCAGGGTTTAGCTTCAAATATTATATTTAGAAAAAGAGTTTTTAAAAATATGCTTTTTGCAATATTTTTATTACTTATATC
Above is a window of Chlorobiota bacterium DNA encoding:
- a CDS encoding T9SS type A sorting domain-containing protein gives rise to the protein MSKRHIPNTPSNTISDVQNLMSTKLFYTSDSTNIGYSINGSYFGTSPTGKNLTVYVELYDKTIVGGSLKIIDSFTISYTKKSFDTVVNFGMKFPPGDYKLCLRLTSTDLPGDTVAYPNRFLVSDLVAPVGKLPAPFFKISEVSETKILAVKVTPNPFKSSTTIEFTMPTRSITEIMLYDENGKFMREELYSKFITEGEYKFDLKCANLPNGVYFLHLITEDKKVIHKVILAK
- a CDS encoding FAD-dependent monooxygenase, producing MINTCEIALPINLANDSLHHKVIASKLLSISVDSITSLKILKRSIDARSKIILIRLKVEVTFNELAKIEIENRTKYFDVNLNKRVIIVGSGPAGLFCALKLIEYGIKPIIIERGKDVRARRFDLAAINKKGIVNNDSNYCFGEGGAGTYSDGKLYTRSTKRGNVNEILSVLVQHGASQDILIDAHPHIGSNILPKVVNEIRNTIIEYGGEFHFNERVIDFIIDNNIIKGAITNSGNEYIGDFLVLAVGHSSRDIFKLLNDKNILIEPKPFALGVRIEHPQSIIDSVQYHCETRDDLLPPASYSMNAQSNGRGVFSFCMCPGGFIVPSATAKNELVVNGMSLSNRGSKFANSGVVVSVEMNDLIPYKVYGNLSALQFQKEVEEKSDMFGGGLQVAPAQRLMDFIEGKTSTNMPDCSYKPGINSINLKNVLPNFIHSRLVDGIKQFGKKMKSYLTNEAVILSTESRTSSPVKIPRDKELLNHLVILNLFPCGEGAGYAGGIVSAAIDGVRVAEQINNRKFS